One Roseimaritima multifibrata DNA window includes the following coding sequences:
- a CDS encoding TlpA family protein disulfide reductase encodes MPPLFAAAPSLSLIRRSLVCLALGLAGISLGCQPSADQPSADQPSPAESEQATEPESPTSEPAPAVDAAAAKPTVEIEFASLDEIGAMVKKLGRPAVVDYWSLACPPCMEEFPGLVKLHLEHGDQLSCIAVDVDYDGRKSKPAESYREAVTAFLETQEAAVPSYICTTPSDEVFAALKIGSIPTVILYAADGSIVKKFVDAGETAGFGYEKDIVPAVEQLLKDTAVAK; translated from the coding sequence GTGCCTCCCTTGTTTGCTGCCGCTCCATCTCTCAGCCTGATCCGTCGCTCGCTTGTTTGCCTTGCACTCGGCTTGGCAGGAATTTCGCTAGGCTGCCAACCCAGTGCCGATCAACCCAGTGCCGATCAGCCTTCACCTGCCGAATCAGAACAAGCGACTGAACCGGAATCCCCGACAAGCGAACCAGCTCCGGCGGTGGACGCTGCCGCAGCCAAACCTACTGTCGAAATCGAATTCGCCAGCTTGGACGAAATCGGCGCAATGGTTAAGAAACTTGGCCGTCCGGCGGTTGTCGACTATTGGTCCTTGGCCTGCCCACCCTGCATGGAAGAATTCCCTGGCCTGGTCAAACTGCACCTCGAACATGGCGACCAATTATCTTGCATCGCCGTCGACGTTGACTACGACGGACGGAAAAGCAAACCTGCCGAATCGTATCGCGAAGCGGTAACCGCTTTCCTTGAAACCCAGGAAGCAGCGGTCCCCTCTTATATCTGCACCACCCCCAGCGACGAAGTTTTTGCCGCTTTGAAGATCGGTTCGATTCCGACAGTGATCCTTTACGCAGCCGACGGAAGTATCGTCAAGAAGTTTGTCGACGCGGGTGAGACCGCTGGATTCGGATACGAAAAAGATATCGTGCCAGCGGTCGAACAACTTCTCAAAGATACCGCGGTCGCGAAGTAA
- the folP gene encoding dihydropteroate synthase — MAAPSTPPTSNVLWRLRTRSLQRQTLPIVMGILNLTPDSFSDGGQHSGVADAVEAALRMEDAGAGILDIGGESTRPYSSPVAGDEELRRVTPVLERLQNRVSIPISIDTSKAVVAAAAIDLGAEIINDVSGLEGDPDMAATAARTDAGVCVMHCQGTPATMQDAPHYDNITEEICQYLLQRAEACLQAGINRERICLDPGIGFGKTHEHNLTLLRDAKQFTQLGWPILVGHSRKGFVGKILNDREKNRDAGTLGASLALAAAGIDVLRVHNVADTVDALRLFEAAGGLTAGR, encoded by the coding sequence GTGGCCGCTCCTTCTACCCCACCAACGTCCAACGTTCTGTGGCGACTGCGCACGCGGTCCCTGCAGCGGCAAACGCTTCCTATTGTCATGGGCATCCTGAACCTGACTCCGGATAGTTTTTCCGACGGCGGACAACACTCTGGGGTCGCCGACGCAGTTGAGGCTGCCCTGCGGATGGAAGACGCTGGCGCCGGCATCCTCGATATCGGCGGCGAAAGCACTCGTCCCTATAGTTCACCGGTTGCCGGTGACGAAGAACTCCGCCGAGTCACTCCGGTCCTAGAGCGTTTACAGAACCGTGTATCGATTCCCATTTCAATCGACACATCCAAGGCGGTCGTGGCGGCTGCCGCAATCGATCTTGGCGCGGAAATCATCAATGACGTTTCAGGGTTGGAGGGGGATCCCGACATGGCAGCGACCGCTGCCCGGACCGATGCGGGTGTCTGTGTCATGCACTGCCAAGGGACTCCCGCCACCATGCAAGACGCCCCGCACTACGACAACATTACCGAGGAGATATGCCAATACCTTTTGCAGCGGGCCGAAGCCTGCTTGCAAGCGGGGATTAATCGCGAACGCATCTGCCTTGACCCCGGCATTGGTTTTGGAAAAACGCACGAGCACAACCTGACCTTGTTGCGTGATGCCAAGCAATTCACTCAACTCGGCTGGCCCATACTGGTGGGGCATTCAAGAAAAGGTTTTGTGGGCAAAATCCTAAACGACCGCGAGAAGAACCGCGACGCGGGAACTCTCGGGGCGTCACTCGCTTTGGCCGCAGCAGGGATCGATGTGCTAAGAGTCCACAATGTTGCAGATACCGTGGACGCTCTTCGGCTATTCGAGGCTGCAGGCGGCCTAACAGCAGGCCGATAG